The Syntrophus gentianae genome includes a region encoding these proteins:
- a CDS encoding phosphatidylserine decarboxylase family protein codes for MKHDSLIVFEGLPFIAAFGVLTFLAAFFFESLWIAVIPLVATIFTAWFFRNPDRRVPENEKVIVSPADGKVIRIDEGFHHELLSGPCRKISIFMNVFNVHVNRAPYSGTVAAIRYNPGSFLSANLDKASEENERNAILIRTENGREILTIQIAGLIARRIVCWVDKGANLKRGERIGLIRFGSRLEVFLPMETKLCVAKGDKVQAGQTPIGIF; via the coding sequence ATGAAGCATGACAGTCTGATTGTTTTTGAAGGGCTTCCCTTTATTGCCGCTTTCGGTGTCTTAACCTTCCTTGCCGCCTTTTTTTTCGAATCATTATGGATTGCCGTCATTCCCTTGGTTGCCACGATCTTTACGGCCTGGTTTTTTCGTAATCCGGACAGACGGGTTCCCGAAAATGAGAAAGTGATCGTTTCTCCTGCCGATGGCAAAGTGATCAGGATCGATGAGGGTTTTCATCACGAACTGCTTTCCGGGCCATGCAGGAAAATCAGTATTTTTATGAATGTCTTCAATGTTCATGTCAATAGGGCCCCCTATTCCGGAACCGTCGCGGCGATTCGTTACAACCCCGGAAGCTTTCTATCGGCGAATCTGGATAAGGCGTCGGAGGAGAATGAACGAAATGCCATCCTGATCCGGACGGAGAATGGGCGGGAAATCCTGACCATCCAGATTGCCGGATTGATTGCCCGCAGAATTGTCTGCTGGGTGGACAAGGGGGCAAATCTGAAGCGGGGTGAACGCATCGGTTTGATTCGCTTTGGTTCCCGGCTGGAGGTATTTTTGCCGATGGAAACGAAACTATGCGTCGCCAAAGGGGACAAAGTGCAAGCAGGGCAAACGCCCATAGGGATTTTTTGA
- the pssA gene encoding CDP-diacylglycerol--serine O-phosphatidyltransferase produces MKKGVYLLPNLFTSANLFFGFYSILYSMRGAFVEASFFVLISIVLDSLDGRIARMTNSVSKFGIEYDSLSDLVAFGVAPAVLVYSWSLSAYGKWGSVAACLFVLCGALRLARFNIQIGIVESKVFNGLAIPAAAAIIVTGILLYEDKVGKGPYPHILVLIAVVVLSLLMVSNVKYYSFKNLNYFSRKPFMSFLLIVLALMIIVAEPQIMLFAVMTGYGLSGPVWFLMRCVNRYRSPQTETTKT; encoded by the coding sequence ATGAAAAAGGGAGTATACCTTTTACCAAATCTTTTTACCTCGGCCAACCTCTTTTTCGGTTTTTATTCGATTCTCTATTCCATGCGGGGAGCCTTTGTCGAGGCGTCTTTCTTTGTCCTCATTTCCATTGTTCTGGACAGCCTGGATGGCCGGATTGCGAGAATGACCAATTCCGTAAGCAAATTCGGCATTGAATACGATTCGTTATCCGATCTGGTCGCTTTCGGTGTCGCGCCGGCTGTGCTCGTTTATTCCTGGTCCCTTTCAGCTTACGGAAAATGGGGCTCGGTCGCGGCCTGTCTCTTCGTTCTTTGCGGGGCGCTACGGCTGGCACGATTCAATATCCAGATCGGCATTGTGGAAAGCAAAGTCTTTAACGGCCTGGCCATACCGGCTGCGGCAGCGATCATCGTGACCGGCATTCTTCTCTATGAGGATAAAGTGGGAAAGGGTCCCTATCCTCACATTCTGGTTCTGATTGCCGTTGTTGTTCTGTCTCTCCTGATGGTCAGCAATGTGAAGTATTACAGCTTCAAGAATCTGAATTATTTTTCCCGCAAGCCTTTCATGTCTTTTTTGTTGATTGTCTTGGCTTTAATGATAATTGTCGCTGAACCTCAGATCATGCTCTTTGCGGTGATGACGGGGTATGGCCTTTCGGGACCCGTCTGGTTTCTGATGAGGTGCGTAAATCGTTATCGCAGCCCGCAGACAGAAACTACAAAAACCTGA
- a CDS encoding aspartate-semialdehyde dehydrogenase: MSSYNVAVVGATGAVGNEMIRVLEERNFPVRELTLLASERSLGIDIDFKGKSIPVKVLDENSFAGIQIGLFSAGGSVSERFAPIAAAAGCVVIDNTSAFRMAPDVPLVVPEVNPEAIAQYKTKGIIANPNCSTIQMVVALKPIHDVARIRRIVVSTYQAVSGTGKKAITELAEQTRALMNCQEIQVKVYPHQIAFNCLPHIDVFLDNGYTKEEMKMVNETKKIFNDPAIAVTATTVRVPVFFGHSESVNIETEKKITAEEVRKLLATAPGVRVVDNPKENAYPLAIHAVGQDDTFVGRIREDESIPNGINMWVVADNIRKGAASNAVQIAEVLIRDYL; this comes from the coding sequence ATGAGTTCATATAATGTAGCCGTCGTCGGCGCAACGGGCGCTGTGGGCAATGAAATGATCCGGGTTCTGGAGGAACGCAATTTCCCCGTCCGGGAATTGACCCTTCTGGCATCGGAACGGTCGTTAGGGATTGATATTGATTTTAAAGGCAAGTCCATACCCGTCAAGGTCCTTGATGAAAATTCCTTCGCCGGGATTCAAATCGGCCTGTTTTCGGCGGGGGGAAGTGTGAGCGAACGATTTGCGCCGATCGCCGCCGCAGCGGGATGCGTGGTCATCGATAACACCAGCGCCTTCCGGATGGCGCCCGACGTCCCTCTGGTCGTTCCCGAAGTCAATCCTGAAGCCATCGCACAGTACAAAACCAAGGGGATTATTGCCAATCCAAACTGCTCGACGATCCAGATGGTCGTAGCCCTCAAACCGATCCACGATGTCGCCCGAATCCGGCGGATCGTGGTGTCCACCTATCAGGCGGTATCGGGAACGGGAAAGAAGGCCATAACAGAGCTGGCTGAACAGACCCGGGCGCTAATGAACTGCCAGGAGATTCAGGTCAAGGTCTATCCCCATCAGATCGCCTTCAATTGTCTACCCCACATCGATGTCTTCCTGGATAACGGCTATACCAAGGAAGAGATGAAGATGGTCAACGAAACAAAAAAGATCTTCAATGACCCGGCTATTGCGGTGACCGCCACAACGGTCCGGGTGCCCGTATTTTTCGGTCATTCGGAATCGGTGAATATCGAAACGGAAAAGAAGATTACGGCCGAAGAGGTGCGAAAGCTTCTCGCAACGGCGCCCGGCGTGCGAGTGGTCGATAATCCGAAGGAGAACGCCTACCCCCTGGCAATCCATGCGGTAGGACAGGATGATACCTTTGTCGGCAGGATTCGGGAGGATGAATCGATTCCCAATGGCATCAATATGTGGGTTGTGGCGGACAACATCCGCAAAGGTGCGGCGTCAAACGCCGTTCAAATCGCCGAGGTGCTGATCCGGGATTATCTATGA
- the rsmD gene encoding 16S rRNA (guanine(966)-N(2))-methyltransferase RsmD, producing MRIIGGQARGRRIAVPPGYAVRPTSDRIKEALFNMLGPLDGRNFLDLYAGTGNVGLEALSRGAAEVVFVERISALVTALRRNLEAFGFSGRYEIIATDVEQAINRLVQKGKSFDLIFSDPPYRKGQIERTIFLLNSSPSLMAEEGMLILQHALAEPLEIEGDKTLKLVDERRYGDTLLSFVKSNSGC from the coding sequence ATGAGAATCATCGGGGGACAGGCAAGAGGGCGCCGGATTGCCGTTCCGCCCGGATATGCCGTCCGGCCGACTTCAGACCGGATCAAGGAGGCCTTGTTTAATATGCTGGGTCCTCTTGACGGTCGGAATTTTCTCGACCTTTATGCGGGGACCGGAAATGTGGGCCTGGAAGCGCTCAGCCGGGGCGCCGCGGAGGTTGTTTTCGTCGAAAGGATTTCCGCTCTGGTCACGGCTCTCAGGAGAAATCTCGAGGCCTTCGGTTTTTCAGGGCGTTATGAGATTATTGCCACGGATGTCGAACAGGCCATTAACCGCCTGGTTCAGAAGGGCAAGTCCTTTGACTTGATCTTTTCCGATCCGCCTTATCGAAAGGGGCAGATTGAAAGGACAATATTCCTGTTGAATTCTTCTCCGTCCCTGATGGCAGAAGAGGGCATGCTGATTCTTCAGCACGCCCTGGCGGAACCCCTGGAGATCGAAGGGGACAAAACATTGAAGCTGGTCGATGAAAGAAGATATGGAGATACCCTGCTTTCCTTCGTGAAGTCTAATTCAGGATGTTAA
- the coaD gene encoding pantetheine-phosphate adenylyltransferase, giving the protein MKKIAVYPGSFDPITNGHLDIIKRGLSMFDEIIVLIAYNVMKTSLFTVEERAAMIKEALHDKKRVRVDSYDGLLVDYVRDAGANIILRGLRAMSEFEYEFQLALMNRRINRSVETVFFMTGYKWFYTSSTIIKEVARLGGSPKGLVPEIVYRKMQEKFPRMNKI; this is encoded by the coding sequence ATGAAAAAGATTGCTGTCTATCCCGGTTCTTTTGATCCCATTACCAATGGCCATCTTGATATTATCAAGAGGGGCCTGTCGATGTTCGATGAAATTATTGTCCTCATTGCCTACAATGTGATGAAGACGTCTCTGTTCACCGTTGAGGAACGGGCGGCGATGATCAAGGAGGCGCTGCACGACAAGAAGAGGGTCCGGGTGGACAGTTATGACGGTCTGCTGGTCGATTATGTCCGAGATGCGGGGGCCAATATCATTCTGCGGGGCTTGAGAGCCATGTCCGAATTCGAGTATGAGTTTCAGCTGGCCTTGATGAACCGTCGCATCAACCGCAGTGTGGAAACGGTATTCTTCATGACGGGCTATAAGTGGTTTTATACCAGCTCCACCATCATTAAAGAGGTTGCCCGTCTGGGTGGATCTCCGAAAGGGCTTGTGCCGGAAATTGTGTACCGGAAAATGCAGGAAAAATTCCCCAGAATGAATAAAATATAG
- a CDS encoding pyridoxal phosphate-dependent aminotransferase: protein MKLASRVSLIKPSPTLVITAKAAALRAEGRDVVDFGAGEPDFNTPDSIKNAAIQAVESNFTRYTAVGGIDELKDAIIRKLQRDNFLSYKRSEIVVSCGAKHTLFNLAQVLFEEGDEVIIPGPYWVSYPDLVLYTGAQPVIVNTQEKNGFKLTPEELEAAISEKTKALIINSPSNPTGCAYSKEELAALAEVVIRHSLMVISDDIYEKILFDDMPFWNMAAVNPALKDRTVVVNGVSKAYAMTGWRIGYAAGPEPVIAAMGKIQSQSTSNPASISQKAAVEALNGDQQVLVEMVREFQKRRDYIVSTLNAFEGVSCLKPQGAFYVFPNVSALYGLSWKDRKITDSATMTEYLLEEAEVAVVPGIAFGDDRYIRISYATSMSIIEKGLERIGKALRRLS from the coding sequence ATGAAACTTGCGTCGAGAGTATCTTTGATCAAACCGTCGCCCACGCTGGTCATTACCGCAAAAGCTGCTGCCCTGCGTGCCGAGGGGCGGGATGTCGTCGATTTCGGGGCGGGAGAACCGGATTTCAATACCCCGGATTCCATTAAAAACGCGGCGATCCAGGCGGTGGAATCCAATTTTACGCGCTATACAGCCGTCGGGGGCATCGATGAATTGAAAGACGCGATTATCCGGAAACTTCAAAGGGATAATTTCCTGTCTTACAAACGTTCAGAGATTGTCGTCTCCTGCGGGGCCAAGCATACCCTCTTTAATCTCGCTCAAGTCCTCTTTGAGGAAGGGGATGAGGTCATTATCCCGGGTCCATACTGGGTTTCCTATCCGGATCTGGTCCTTTACACCGGCGCTCAACCGGTGATTGTGAACACACAGGAAAAAAATGGCTTCAAATTGACGCCGGAAGAATTGGAAGCCGCCATATCGGAAAAAACCAAGGCGCTGATTATCAACAGTCCATCCAATCCGACGGGATGCGCTTACTCGAAAGAAGAGCTTGCCGCACTGGCGGAGGTGGTGATTCGTCATTCCTTGATGGTCATTTCTGACGATATCTATGAAAAGATCCTCTTTGACGATATGCCCTTCTGGAACATGGCTGCGGTCAATCCCGCGCTGAAAGACCGGACGGTTGTCGTCAATGGCGTTTCGAAGGCCTACGCCATGACCGGCTGGAGGATCGGCTATGCCGCCGGTCCGGAACCCGTCATCGCGGCGATGGGGAAGATCCAGAGTCAGAGCACCTCCAACCCGGCTTCCATATCCCAGAAGGCCGCCGTTGAGGCTCTGAACGGCGACCAGCAGGTCCTTGTGGAAATGGTCCGTGAATTTCAGAAGCGACGGGATTACATCGTTTCCACGCTGAATGCTTTTGAGGGGGTATCCTGCCTCAAACCCCAGGGGGCTTTCTATGTCTTTCCCAATGTATCCGCATTGTATGGTTTAAGCTGGAAAGATCGAAAGATCACCGATTCCGCGACGATGACCGAGTATCTCCTCGAGGAAGCGGAGGTAGCCGTCGTGCCGGGCATCGCCTTTGGAGATGACCGCTACATAAGAATTTCCTACGCCACCTCCATGTCGATTATCGAAAAGGGACTGGAAAGGATAGGTAAGGCACTGAGACGTTTGAGCTGA
- a CDS encoding amidophosphoribosyltransferase, whose product MKSLFYGTDYHSHLGTENGGLAVFGENNFRKAIHSISQAQFKSKFVDYYRQMKGNAGIGAIDDDSPQPLIIRSKFGTFSIAATGLVTNRDRLASDLLQEGTSFSEIKDGAVNTVELVAKLISRGTSLVEGIVRMQEAIEGSICVLILTDEGLYAARDKYGRFPLALGRERTGAGYAVATESSSFPNLNYELVKFLGPGEIVQLTADGYHILRPENKERKVCAFLWIYTGYPSSCYEGISVENTRERCGRAIARQDNVTADLVCGIPDSGVGHALGYAAESRIPYRRPLVKYTPGYGRSYTPPSQDIRDLVATMKLSAVHDVINNNRMIVCDDSIVRGTQLKNYTIKKLWENGAREIHIRAACPPLMFTCLYGSSTRSSSELAARRAISAIEGKEPTDITPYLDCRSEEYSRMVEWIRQDLNVTTLKYLNIEAMIEAIGLPADHLCLHCWRGGSLL is encoded by the coding sequence ATGAAATCCCTTTTTTATGGGACGGATTATCACTCCCACCTGGGAACTGAAAATGGGGGTCTGGCCGTATTCGGGGAAAATAATTTTCGTAAGGCCATTCACAGCATCAGCCAGGCACAATTCAAATCGAAATTTGTCGATTATTACCGGCAGATGAAAGGAAATGCGGGAATTGGGGCCATTGACGACGACTCGCCTCAACCTCTGATTATCCGCTCCAAATTCGGAACGTTTTCGATCGCCGCAACGGGTCTCGTAACCAACCGGGACCGTCTTGCCTCCGACCTGCTTCAGGAGGGGACCTCCTTCAGTGAAATAAAGGATGGTGCTGTCAATACCGTAGAACTCGTGGCTAAACTGATCAGCAGGGGAACAAGTCTTGTTGAGGGCATTGTACGGATGCAGGAGGCGATTGAAGGCTCCATCTGCGTTCTGATATTGACCGATGAGGGGCTCTACGCTGCCCGCGATAAGTATGGCCGGTTCCCCCTGGCACTGGGCAGGGAACGGACAGGGGCAGGCTATGCGGTCGCAACGGAATCCAGCTCCTTTCCCAATCTAAACTATGAACTGGTTAAATTTCTCGGTCCCGGTGAGATCGTTCAACTCACTGCCGATGGATATCATATTCTACGGCCCGAAAACAAAGAACGGAAGGTCTGCGCCTTTCTGTGGATCTATACCGGCTATCCGTCCTCCTGCTATGAAGGAATTTCGGTGGAGAATACCAGGGAACGCTGTGGGAGAGCCATTGCCAGGCAGGACAACGTAACGGCGGATCTGGTCTGCGGAATACCGGATTCCGGTGTCGGACATGCCCTGGGTTATGCTGCCGAATCAAGAATTCCCTATCGCCGTCCCCTGGTTAAATATACCCCGGGGTATGGCCGGAGTTATACCCCTCCCTCCCAGGATATCCGCGATCTTGTTGCCACCATGAAACTCAGCGCCGTTCATGATGTCATCAACAACAACCGGATGATTGTCTGCGATGATTCCATCGTGCGGGGAACACAGTTAAAGAATTACACCATCAAGAAGCTTTGGGAAAACGGTGCTCGTGAGATTCATATTCGAGCCGCCTGCCCTCCGCTCATGTTTACGTGCCTTTATGGGTCCTCAACCCGCTCCTCGTCGGAACTGGCTGCCAGACGTGCCATTTCGGCCATTGAAGGAAAGGAACCCACTGACATTACCCCCTATCTGGATTGCCGTTCAGAGGAATATTCAAGAATGGTTGAATGGATTCGTCAGGATCTGAATGTAACGACTTTGAAATATTTGAATATTGAAGCCATGATCGAAGCCATCGGTCTTCCGGCGGATCACCTCTGTCTTCACTGCTGGCGGGGTGGCTCACTGCTTTAA
- the ispG gene encoding flavodoxin-dependent (E)-4-hydroxy-3-methylbut-2-enyl-diphosphate synthase — MNSPAGRRKTKALWVGNVQVGGDAPIVVQSMTCTDTRNVPATIAQIEALENAGCEIVRVAVPDADAAAVLGEIKKGIRIPLIADIHFNASYALMAIDQDVDGIRINPGNLGREKIADIVRSAREHNTVIRIGINAGSLEKNLQEKYGGPTAGAMAESALNHLALLEDMGFDRIKLSLKSSHVPTMIDAYRMVAEKTDYPLHLGVTEAGTLVNSAIKSSIGIGLLLHEGIGDTIRVSVTGNPVSEIGLAYGILRALDIRRIGPDIISCPTCGRCEIDLFSLVERVEQALVGMKEDLKIALMGCVVNGPGEAAEADVGIAGGRGTGLLFKKGRVVRKIKEEEFVEVLLQEIAEMTRHK, encoded by the coding sequence TTGAATAGTCCTGCTGGGAGAAGAAAGACAAAGGCCCTTTGGGTCGGGAATGTCCAGGTTGGCGGAGACGCACCGATTGTCGTACAATCCATGACCTGTACGGATACACGAAATGTTCCGGCGACGATCGCCCAGATTGAAGCCCTCGAAAATGCCGGTTGTGAGATTGTCCGGGTGGCCGTACCGGACGCGGATGCCGCCGCCGTGCTCGGGGAAATCAAAAAGGGCATCCGTATTCCCCTGATTGCCGACATTCATTTCAACGCGAGTTACGCCTTGATGGCGATTGATCAGGATGTGGATGGCATCCGGATCAATCCTGGCAATTTGGGGAGAGAGAAAATTGCCGATATTGTCCGGTCTGCCAGGGAGCACAATACCGTTATCCGCATAGGCATCAATGCGGGATCCCTGGAGAAAAACCTGCAGGAAAAGTACGGCGGGCCCACCGCCGGAGCCATGGCGGAAAGCGCCCTCAATCATCTTGCCCTTCTGGAAGATATGGGCTTTGATCGAATCAAACTCTCCCTGAAATCCTCCCATGTTCCCACCATGATCGATGCTTACCGGATGGTTGCGGAAAAAACCGACTATCCCCTGCACCTGGGCGTTACCGAGGCTGGGACGCTTGTCAATTCCGCCATAAAATCATCCATCGGGATCGGGCTGCTCCTTCATGAGGGGATCGGGGATACGATTCGCGTCTCGGTCACAGGCAACCCCGTTTCCGAGATCGGTCTGGCTTATGGCATCCTCCGGGCTCTGGACATCCGCAGGATCGGGCCGGACATCATCTCCTGTCCTACCTGCGGCCGCTGCGAAATCGATCTTTTCTCTCTGGTTGAAAGGGTGGAGCAGGCTCTGGTCGGGATGAAGGAGGACCTGAAGATTGCCCTCATGGGGTGTGTCGTCAACGGTCCCGGTGAGGCGGCAGAAGCGGATGTCGGCATTGCGGGCGGCCGAGGGACGGGTTTGCTTTTCAAGAAAGGGCGAGTTGTGCGCAAGATAAAGGAAGAGGAATTTGTCGAAGTCCTGCTTCAGGAAATTGCGGAAATGACGCGACATAAATAG